Proteins found in one Phocoena sinus isolate mPhoSin1 chromosome 19, mPhoSin1.pri, whole genome shotgun sequence genomic segment:
- the LOC116744113 gene encoding interferon lambda-3-like, translating into MRCPKIFQGPGRQEKTGVRVRLDVAPGCTLVLVLMTVAPSRTGAVPVPSPLGALPGARGCLMAQFKSLSPQALQAFKRAKDAFEESLLQKDWNCSSRLFPRTRDLRQLQVWERPVALEAELALTLNVLEATANSSPDHILDQPLHTLHHIHSKLQACVPARPTAGPRPRGRLHHWLHRLQEAPKKESRDCLEASVMFNLFRLLTRDLKCVASGDQCV; encoded by the exons ATGCGTTGCCCTAAGATCTTCCAGGGCCCGGGCCGGCAGGAAAAGACTGGAGTCCGTGTCCGCCTTG ACGTGGCCCCCGGCTGCACGCTGGTGCTGGTGCTGATGACCGTGGCGCCGAGCAGGACAGGAGCGGTTCCTGTGCCCTCACCCCTCGGGGCCCTCCCAGGGGCAAGGGGCTGCCTCATGGCCCAGTTCAAGTCTCTGTCCCCACAAGCGCTGCAGGCCTTCAAGAGGGCCAAGGATGCCTTT GAAGAGTCGCTCTTGCAGAAGGACTGGAACTGCAGCTCCCGCCTCTTCCCCAGGACCCGGGACCTGAGGCAGCTGCAG GTGTGGGAGCGCCCCGTGGCCTTGGAGGCGGAGCTGGCCCTGACACTGAACGTCCTGGAGGCCACGGCTAACTCATCCCCGGATCACATCCTGGACCAGCCCCTTCACACGCTGCACCACATCCACTCCAAGCTCCAGGCCTGC GTCCCAGCTCGGCCCACAGCAGGCCCCAGGCCCCGGGGCCGCCTCCACCACTGGCTGCACCGGCTCCAGGAGGCCCCGAAGAAG GAGTCCCGGGACTGCCTCGAAGCCTCTGTCATGTTCAACCTCTTCCGCCTCCTCACCCGGGACCTGAAATGTGTTGCCAGTGGAGACCAGTGTGTCTGA